From the genome of Solanum lycopersicum chromosome 12, SLM_r2.1:
aattaattctatatatccttttttttaaaaaaaaaatcattctctctcatatttatcttttcaaattgttaattttctctcccatttaattttttttctctctcatggttatcttttctgattttcctccaacattcaagttgcaaatatttttttgcaatatattttggttgttttttaaatagaaaattgaatcaacaagaatccctttgattaaggtatctctaatctttatccaattttcagattttttttctaattttatttttgtttaaatcttaaaaaaatgttgtttgtatttttcaatttccgttatgatttactctACAATGGCTGAATTcaagaggcttactagaggtattcattttaatcaaccaatttatggtgatttttcattctttaatttatttattacttaacataaatagtgtataatgtatgatccgctgctaaaatgagagaagaaagagggtaagaacatttacaagactcattggtgtgcaaaaccttcctcaaattcagaatgcaaatgtagaatctttgtctactcgcgaggatcttgaaaaagacgacgaagatcggatagttgtcgaacaattttctattagtttgttttgtatttatagttcttttttagaatttggtatgctttcttaatttgtattcaaatcactatgtatactatcaatatttgtttttttaaaaatttcatgtttcatggtttatgaatcttgtatttgtccctaatttgtattcatccaactgtatgtcaactagttatgtattttatttataagaagaacaactttctattagtttgtttgtattcgaatacaaatacaaataatagacatattggaatgaatacgacttagaaaaggaaacaagattttgaaaagaaaaataaatacatagtgaaaaatatatacgaatacaaatgtatttcttaaatagctacattttatttgacatacatattggaatgaatacaaactaataaaggtatatcaactgaatttgacatttttttctaatttgtatttcaactagttatgtattttatttaacaatgagtacaccaaatattcaattatttcttttcaattttatatttcattcactttttcatcatactaattttttgtattttatatattattatacaaaattctaaataaaaactagaataaataaaaatacaaataaaatacatattgaaatgaatacatacaggatttttgaagaaaaaaataactatgtagggaaaaatatatgaaaatacaaatatatttcttaaatgactatatagataaattcggcataTCTATtcgaatgaatacaaactaataaaaaactgtaataaatataaatagtatatattgtggaatgaatataattttaaaaaggtaaaaattctggaaaaaaaaacaaacaaaatttaaattttatttgaaaatgtaactgatgagaaaattaaggatgcttgcctttttttgaaatattccccccttaattttctcctttttgttattaaataattatattctttaaataaaaataaataataaaaacataaataagatacataacaaactaaaatgacatttttactaaatattgaaattgttgctaatgagtcctcttaaatgctaaaatattgacattttgaaaaatttccctaaaaattaactaaaaatataatataatattaaaatttaaaattaaggagaattcaaactcaaaacaattaagttaatatttctatttagatatgtatacttttactagaaaaaaacttaataaatattgtcaaaataattttatttgtaaatttgattaacaagcaGTAACGTTAACATTGtatcatgtaatattgttttgtctatatttataataatatttttaaattataatttataatttaatttaataattataaaaaatatataatttttaaaatgtgagTTGTAGCCTATATTGTAGCTCTAAAAAAAGGTATATCTttaatttctatatttaataagtTTTCCAATTCAAATATTCTATGTGGcatgtttaaatttataatattcaaaatgttatacatattttaatttgagattataaaatttttacacGATCAAATTGTAATACTTAAATTGAAATAAGTAGTTGTTTGGTAGTTAATTAGAAGAAATGTCATACATAAAATGAGACTGAGGAAGTATATTTATATTCGGagtaacaatatatatatatatatatatatatatattgttacttcgaaatttttaaatttttttaaatgaaatttatatatttataaactaagtaaagagtaatataagtcacaataattgataattcaaaatgttaaaaggaTCTATGAAAAACATACGGTCAAAGATATACTTATTTGAATCTTGAAATACGAAAAATACCACATACAATGAGACGAAGGGAGTAATAATATTTAATGAGACTGATACATAGTTTCTTTTGTTATAGATATTTTTACTCGAATACATTTGGTATGACATTTATTAAATGCATTCTGGTGATGAATACACTATAGAAATACTCAAATACATTGATACAAATGTATAATAGTGAACAAAAGCATactcaaatatatgatatgaatgtaaaataagaaACTAATAAACTTGAatacattattaatttataacaaGTTGCAAGATACACATTACATTATTACAAAATGAATGAGATATAATAAGTTCTCTTTGATCATTGATACAAATGTGCAATCAATATCATATACCAACAAATAAATGTGATACAATAACAATGAAATAAATACACTCAAATCATGAATACAATGCAGATACAAGTATATTGATATATGAATAGAAACATCACCATTAATTTAGCAACAACTTCTTCAATTCGTTATTTGAAATTAAGCTTCAAAGCTTTTTCTCATAGAAATTTCGTAAATCATTGATGGTAAGGTTTTTTTTTGTGGGAAGAGGAAGCACATCGTcactaaatttgaatttgaaagaaTTCGAAAGAATCGTCCatggaagaaaagaagaagaaaattaaatatttatgaaaaaggaaaattgtCTTAATTTAGGGTTATAAACTaatttagagagagaaaagagTGAAAATAGATAATTGATTAATACAATGCCTAGAAAGACACTAATTTAAAGATGCTTTTAAATTCAAACATAGTTATGAACTGGATATTATATCTgcaaattataatttcatttattaaacTATAGTTAATACATAAAAGGGCCAAAATATTTCTGAACCATCTGAAATGATTTAATATGGatgaactttcacatatagccacttaaaaatagtttaaatattcCACATAGATATAGTTTGATAACCATAATTCGTACCACATGTTATAGGGAGGCGAGAGGCTAGTGAAACTggaagagagagaagagaggagagaggcgagagagagggaaaagagtgggagaaggtgaattgtataatatgtatatcggtctgataattgtatattatacatatgtatttgtatatatgacaagcgaggtttgggagaaggaggagagAAGCGAGCAATACTGGGAGAGGCAaacgagagagggcagagagtcagagagaggtgaattgtatatgcatatcagctagataattgtatatattatacatatgcatttgtatatatgcaagccagattgagagagagagaggagataGACAAGCGAGAATGGGAGAGGGATGAGAGAGGAGAGCGAGAGAAGGCAGGGAGTAAGAGAGAAGTAAATTGTATATCTATATCGatcaaataattgtatattatacatatatatttgtatattttggcaaattatacatatataaattataaaaactcaAAGTCacccacataattaatgtataatattagttgtgaattgtaactatagcaaactataactatgatgagtaatCAAGTAGTATAAGTTGCATAATTTTCCCTTTAATATTCCCCTCATTCACCTATTAAGTTATAAAACAATccatatatattacatatttaaatCTTTTCAGATTGTCCAGTGGTATTTTGACCCTTTTACGTATATCTATATGAAGTTTTTCAATTCTAAATCTACACATAGGAaagttaaaaatcataatattcacAACAcactataaatattttctttatttcttaaatttcatgttCAGTTAAACTAAAACACTTAAACTATACCGGCTCCTGATTTCGATTAATTATTTGCAGATATGAGGGTAATTTTCCAGACGTAGACATATTTGTTTGTACAGGCAGGTCCAGTAATGGAGCCTCCGACAATGGTGATTAACACAATATTATCAGTCATGTCATATAATTACCCTACTCAAAAGTTGAGTGTATACCTTTCTGATGATGGTGGTTCACAAAACAATTGACTGGTGATCTTGTTTCAGGTACAATATATTCTTTTGTTgaactttgaatttttcttttcgAATTGTTGAAAGTATTTGTATCTTTCATATAGACTAAGCtacattcatttttttaataataaaaacatgtcATGTGGTAAGTTTGCAACTCACGCTAACATGACTTGAAGCATTTGTTCAGAtgaatgattattttattatttatagggGCGAATTTAACCAGGGTTATAGAGAATCacgtgatatatatatatacatgtatatactgattaaaatcatataaaagatGTATAAAATACAAGGTGACAATCctcaaaaaaaagtttgaaaacttTTTGAAGATGAACTTCCCAAATTTGCAAAAGTAGTTCTTGACACATTCAAATACAATTTCAACTACAAAAAATTTTTGATGTTTCAATTTAAATTGTTGAAACGTCACTTAATTCATGTCCAACCCCTATCCAAGTTCAGTTTCACAAGTGAAAAAAGATGTTTCACTTGAAAAACTCatgttgaagaaaaaaaatactttttttaagttCAAACTCCTCTTAACAATCTTTTTTTCCAATTCTCTTCCAACGAGCAAAAATAAAGCAAGAGGAACTATAAAATCCTCTGCCaattaaacatttaaattaaCATGTTCCTGTACTTGTGCTTCCGAAGACAGCAGAATCAGGAATACAATCATATTCCCGTCTATAATGTGTCCGAAGACAATTGACAAACAAAACTTTAGAAATATGAATGTAGGAGAAAAGAGAATGACTATCACAAAGGGGCAGCCTGATGCACTAAAGCTCCCGCTATGTGTTAGGGTCCGGGGAAGGGCTGGACCACATGAGTCTATCATACACACGAGAAACGAAGCTGAACTCTTACTTTGGCTTTCTGGAAAGGATAACCTATCTAACTACCCTTTAGGACTGATCATGACAGCTCCGTTATCACCCGTTCacatttttcttctaaaatcttTACAGCTTCTGTAAACAGCACCTCAGGTGGCAAAGCTCCAGTTGATTCTATGGTAACTagaaaatacacaagaaataacGTAAGTTTCTCTGAAGATAAAGCTATTTGATCAGATGAATTGGATCAAGGAATGGTAAATCAGGTATCATCAAGAAGCACATAGATGAAAAATATGCATGAATTTTTATCATGTTACTATGAACCTAGAGCATAAAGAATCTGTTTTCACTCTGCCACTTGTAAATATGATCAAAATGCTAACATATTATACTCAACCTAACACTTTGACATGCAGTATTTCAAAGTGACGAGTAAATTGAAGTTAAACTCTCAATACCCTAAAATCTCTTGGCACTAAAAGTTAACATCAAAGCCTGAAACAGAACTGATTCTGCTtagaatgaaatgaaaaaatgcTAAATATATTACTACCAGTATTTTCTTGGACAAAGtactatattattatcattatctcCCAAACTGAAATTGAAATTCAAGAAACTTGAATTTAAGCTCACACGGAAGTAGATAATAGTAGGGGACAAAGATACAGATATTATTCTATTTAAAAGATACCAAGAAATTTGGACGTCTCCGCATACAGTATTCAACCAAGTAAATACACTACTATTACTATACTTACAGATGAAATGATCATTTACACGTCTCAGTGCTACATTCTTGTCCCAACCTTCCTCTCTGATGCATTCCCTACAGAGAGTGCAAGCCCTTGGTCGAGCAACAGTTGCCCTCTTTTTACCTATACATGAATGCTTGTTAGAAACAATGGAAAAAGCATTATCACATCAGCTTTGCATTTTTAAATTTGCAATTAGTGACCTAATTAGATCAAGGACTGACAGATAAATGTCGCTATAGTGGCTATACCTTTACCAATATCTTCGATGTCAAACACCTTAAGCGGACACTTCTTCACAAGTGCTTCTGCTTCATCATCTTCAATATCCCGCAATAATAAAACCTTCAGTGccaaaaataataagataaatacCAATCATTTGCAAAAATAAATTGGACTTCAATTTTAAGACTTAGAATTTGAAAACTAATAGTCAGAAGGTAATAATTTCTATACACAAAATCAAATACTGTGAAAAAATCTCTAGTCACCTCGGGAAGCATCCTGTACCACGCCGTAGCCACAGGAGACCACTTTGCATGTGTCTTACCCATTCCTTTAACAGCATGAGCTTCTAGCTCGATTTCCTACAATATTGTGGAATGAGTGAGTGCACTGCATAGGAAGAACCAAAAGGTGCTGGCACAATTTCTACGGAACTAGTAATATGGCGGTTCTAGTATATTTGATCTTCAAAACGTCTGTAACAAATGGTTGTGTTTAATAGTATCTTCACGTAGTAATATTCAAAGCAAAGAAAGGATACAAAGAAAGAATTAGTGCACTACATAGAAAAAGTCAAAAGATGTTGATGCAATTTTGCCATACTTGGTCTAATGGGGATACAGTAATTTAGAACAAAACTTGCATAACAAATGGTTGCCTAGCAGAATCTTCACATAGTAATATGCAAAGCCAAAAAAGGATACAAAAGCAAAAGTGCACCTATAAGTTGTGAAATAACAAAGAGCAAAGTGCTGACAATCAAGCAGCAATAGTACAATGTTCAACAGTTCAAATATTTGCTCTAATAAGTTTCTTCCCTTTTCAACAGAAAGCAGcaaataagaaaatacaagACACAAGGGCTACCTGACCCGGTCCAAGTTTGGCTACAATAATATCTGCATCTTTTGGGGCAATTGGTTCGTCCGAGAATTCTGGTCGAGTATCCTGACTACAGCTGAATGAAGTATAAGTTTTTGGTTTCGCACTCGAACTTGATGCTGAATGTTCTGTTCCTAGTATCAATTCACTGCCATTTGGTAACCACTTCAGCTCACTAGACAAGACTGCAATTATTAACACAGAAATGCAGAAGAATTAATTAGCCTGCATGAGTAGTAGCAATCAAATGAAGCACCACACATGAAAGAACAGAAAACGCAGAACTAAATGATGGGAAAATTTTCATGATATAATCATACTAATAATATTACCTCTAAGTCGATCACTGCCTTTTGTACAACGGACATGGAGTTTGAAAACAATTGTATTCTTTTCATTAGGGACAtcattttctggaaaataagGACAAGGTAATTATACATCATAATTCCCATCAAAGGCAATCCCTCTATTTGAAAAAGGGGGGAGGGGATTAAAATAAAACTCAATAGTAACAACTGATATGATGTTACAAGAAGATCTAATACCTGACATATACTCAAACAGCCTTGGATCGACTTTAATTGGGATGAGACCAAGCCTATGAGCAAGCACTTCATCTTGGATGATGGACGTATTGTTTGCAATAAGAACTTTTTCAATAGCCATGGTTGGAAGCTGAATGAAAACCAGACAGCAAGGCAAATAAATAAACTTCGTCAACATTTCAAATGTCAGACACAATTCATCAAGTAGAGGAACAACATCAGCCAGAATATGCTATGaggaaacaaatatatatatatatatatatatatatatgtcccAATCATCGAGTTCATGTCCTTAAACTAACCGACAAGTTTATATGGTTCAATCAAAATGACTTGTTGATAAATAAGCAGGGAATACAGCTCAAAGTAGCCCAGAATCAATCATTAGTGAAGTCCTACCACGTCGCCTCAACAACATACTCAGTATAATCCCACACCTTACCCTACCCTGGGAGGTAGAGAGGCTTCCCGATAGATCCTCAGTTCAAGAAAATAATAGGAGTGCAAAAACCACGACAAAATACCCAGCAAGGCATGACAAAGCATTCTAAAAAAGA
Proteins encoded in this window:
- the LOC101248458 gene encoding uncharacterized protein, whose product is MGTATENESMDSEGTSTQEETFTKVSVWDLPDLPKGKLPPHIELQRTRVLCGSLAPTNTENVNYSGAYAAMGVDNSVRFEQFRDNFKVEIVRLEEDELEFDMIGIDPSLANAFRRILIAELPTMAIEKVLIANNTSIIQDEVLAHRLGLIPIKVDPRLFEYMSENDVPNEKNTIVFKLHVRCTKGSDRLRVLSSELKWLPNGSELILGTEHSASSSSAKPKTYTSFSCSQDTRPEFSDEPIAPKDADIIVAKLGPGQEIELEAHAVKGMGKTHAKWSPVATAWYRMLPEVLLLRDIEDDEAEALVKKCPLKVFDIEDIGKGKKRATVARPRACTLCRECIREEGWDKNVALRRVNDHFIFTIESTGALPPEVLFTEAVKILEEKCERVITELS